One segment of Amycolatopsis alba DSM 44262 DNA contains the following:
- a CDS encoding VOC family protein — protein sequence MAVTLQGLCFAAHDPQGLARFWDGLLGREIDDTGFRLCFVRNDEPKTRQNQMHFDLTSEPLDDQRRTVARALELGGRHIDIGQSPEEEHVVLTDPEGNEFSVVVLG from the coding sequence ATGGCCGTCACCTTGCAGGGGCTTTGTTTCGCCGCGCATGACCCACAAGGGCTCGCGCGGTTCTGGGACGGGCTGCTCGGCCGGGAAATCGATGACACCGGTTTCCGGCTGTGTTTCGTCCGGAACGACGAACCGAAGACCCGCCAGAACCAGATGCATTTCGACCTGACGAGCGAGCCCCTCGACGACCAGCGGCGGACCGTCGCGAGAGCGCTCGAACTCGGCGGCAGGCATATCGACATCGGCCAGTCCCCCGAGGAAGAGCACGTGGTGCTCACCGACCCCGAGGGCAACGAGTTTTCTGTCGTAGTGCTTGGCTAG
- the mtnC gene encoding acireductone synthase, with protein MTATLTARWVVLDIEGTLTATSYVHVTLYDYARPRLGPWIDDHPEDPEVTGAVARIKELGGLPADASTADVVAVLHGWMDADQKIAPLKTVQGLIWQRGYAEGDLTTEFFGDVAPALRTWHASGLRLAVFSSGSVAGQVASFSRTTDGDVTGLFEKHFDTVNAGPKREAPSYRAIASALEAEPGEVVFFSDVPAELDGAAADGWQTVGLARDGEPFGDADFGTHRTIRSFDEIKVVPR; from the coding sequence GTGACCGCAACGCTGACCGCCCGATGGGTGGTCCTCGACATCGAGGGCACGCTGACCGCCACCAGCTACGTGCACGTGACCCTCTACGACTACGCGCGGCCGCGCCTGGGCCCGTGGATCGACGACCACCCGGAGGACCCCGAGGTCACCGGCGCCGTCGCGCGGATCAAGGAACTCGGCGGGCTCCCGGCGGACGCGTCCACGGCGGACGTCGTGGCGGTGCTGCACGGCTGGATGGACGCGGACCAGAAGATCGCGCCGCTGAAGACGGTGCAGGGCCTCATCTGGCAGCGCGGGTACGCCGAGGGTGACCTCACGACGGAGTTCTTCGGCGATGTCGCCCCGGCTCTGCGGACGTGGCACGCATCGGGCCTGCGGCTGGCGGTGTTCTCGTCCGGCTCGGTCGCCGGGCAGGTCGCGTCGTTCTCGCGGACCACCGACGGCGACGTCACCGGCCTGTTCGAGAAGCATTTCGATACCGTCAACGCCGGGCCGAAACGCGAGGCGCCGTCGTATCGCGCGATCGCCTCCGCACTGGAGGCCGAGCCGGGCGAAGTCGTGTTCTTCTCCGACGTCCCGGCCGAACTCGACGGGGCGGCCGCCGACGGCTGGCAGACCGTCGGCCTCGCGCGCGACGGCGAGCCCTTCGGCGACGCGGATTTCGGGACACACCGGACGATCCGGTCGTTCGACGAGATCAAGGTCGTCCCGCGGTGA
- the mtnB gene encoding methylthioribulose 1-phosphate dehydratase: MSVLDLAGRALAEESARFAGLGWMRGTSGNLSVVLGRDPLRVAVTVSGRDKGELTSDDVVVVGEDGLAVADQPHPDKVPSAEAGLHARIAAVSGAGAVIHVHALAPVVAAEHWPDGVELRDLEMLKGFGRAAHDDLVTIPVIANGQDMRVLGDAFEAGFRADTPAVIVARHGIYVWGDDLRHARHRLECLEWLLRFRVETRLVTEERGVR; the protein is encoded by the coding sequence GTGAGTGTCTTGGACCTGGCAGGCCGCGCGCTGGCCGAGGAATCCGCCCGGTTCGCCGGGCTGGGTTGGATGCGGGGCACTTCGGGCAACCTGTCGGTGGTGCTCGGCCGCGATCCGCTGCGGGTCGCCGTCACCGTCAGCGGACGGGACAAAGGCGAGCTGACCAGCGACGACGTCGTGGTGGTCGGGGAGGACGGGCTGGCCGTCGCCGACCAGCCGCATCCGGACAAGGTGCCCTCGGCCGAGGCCGGTCTGCACGCCCGGATCGCGGCGGTGTCGGGCGCGGGCGCGGTGATCCACGTGCACGCGCTCGCGCCGGTGGTGGCCGCCGAACACTGGCCGGACGGCGTCGAACTGCGCGACCTGGAGATGCTCAAGGGCTTCGGCCGTGCCGCGCACGACGACCTGGTGACGATCCCGGTGATCGCCAACGGCCAGGACATGCGCGTCCTCGGCGACGCGTTCGAGGCGGGTTTCCGGGCGGACACGCCGGCGGTGATCGTCGCGCGGCACGGGATCTACGTCTGGGGTGATGACCTGCGCCACGCGCGTCATCGCCTGGAATGTTTGGAGTGGTTGCTCCGGTTCCGGGTAGAGACAAGACTTGTCACCGAGGAAAGGGGAGTGCGATGA
- the alaS gene encoding alanine--tRNA ligase, protein METHEITQRFLSHFENRGHTRVPSAPLILDDPNLLFVNAGMVQFKPYFLGEAPPPYPRATSVQKCVRTPDIDEVGKTTRHNTFFQMAGNFSFGDYFKEGAIEAAWELITKSQSEGGYGLDPARIWATVYEDDSEAAGLWKKLTGLPGERIQSRDGKDNYWDMGVPGPGGPCSEIYYDRGPDYGREGGPVADEDRYIEIWNLVFMQDVRGEKSPKHGHKPIGELPKKNIDTGMGVERVATILQGVENVYETDLVRPVIGRAEEFSGRRYGSDHTDDVRFRVIADHARTGVLLIGDGVTPGNDGRGYVLRRLLRRIVRSARLLGVHEPVLPAFAAVVRDTMGPTYPELVAGFDRIEDVVRVEEEAFLSTLTSGSRIFDLAAEETKREGGSLLAGDKAFQLHDTYGFPIDLTLEMASEQGLTVDEEGFRTLMNEQRQRAKADAASRKTGHGDLSEYRKVLEQSGETEFLGYSDLQAEAKVVALLEDGVPVRSVGAGKKAELVLDRTPFYAESGGQVADTGVLLGDGVELKVHDVQKIVPGLFVHRVEVVDGEVGVGSALTGSVDQHRRLSIERSHSATHLVHAAVRGAYGKRAAQAGSLNSPGRMRFDFTTSGGVSSDVLTEVEEEVNDYLQTNVEVNTFVTTKDKALELGAVALFGEKYGNDVRVVDMGEYSRELCGGTHVDRIGQLGLVKLVGDSSIGSGVHRVEALVGTDALKYVRKEQLLVSQLASTFKVPSEQLPSRIDDVLTRLKNAEKEIEQLRTQQVLGSAGSLADKAEDIGGIAVVAEKLGEGVDSNGLRALASDIRGRLGTRPGIVALFAPQGEKVAFVVATTKAAQEKGIAAGKLVPSFAEAIGGRGGGKPDMAQGGGTNPAGAEQAIASLRAAVAEVG, encoded by the coding sequence GTGGAAACACACGAAATCACCCAGCGTTTTCTGAGCCATTTCGAGAACAGGGGACACACGCGCGTCCCCAGCGCGCCGTTGATCCTCGACGACCCGAACCTGCTGTTCGTCAACGCAGGCATGGTCCAGTTCAAGCCGTACTTCCTCGGCGAGGCCCCGCCGCCGTACCCGCGCGCGACCAGCGTGCAGAAATGCGTCCGCACCCCGGACATCGACGAGGTCGGCAAGACCACCCGGCACAACACGTTCTTCCAGATGGCCGGGAACTTCTCCTTCGGCGACTACTTCAAGGAAGGCGCCATCGAGGCGGCCTGGGAGCTGATCACCAAGTCCCAGAGCGAAGGCGGCTACGGCCTCGACCCGGCACGCATCTGGGCGACCGTCTACGAGGACGACTCCGAGGCCGCGGGCCTGTGGAAGAAGCTCACCGGCCTGCCCGGCGAGCGCATCCAGTCCCGTGACGGCAAGGACAACTACTGGGACATGGGCGTACCCGGTCCCGGTGGCCCGTGCTCGGAGATCTATTACGACCGCGGCCCCGACTACGGCCGCGAGGGCGGCCCGGTCGCCGACGAGGACCGCTACATCGAGATCTGGAACCTCGTCTTCATGCAGGACGTGCGGGGCGAGAAGAGCCCGAAGCACGGCCACAAGCCGATCGGTGAGTTGCCGAAGAAGAACATCGACACCGGCATGGGTGTCGAGCGGGTCGCGACGATCCTGCAGGGCGTCGAGAACGTCTACGAGACCGACCTCGTCCGCCCGGTGATCGGCCGCGCCGAGGAGTTCTCCGGCCGGCGCTACGGCTCCGACCACACCGACGACGTCCGCTTCCGCGTCATCGCCGACCACGCCCGCACCGGCGTGCTGCTCATCGGTGACGGCGTCACGCCGGGCAACGACGGCCGCGGTTACGTGCTGCGCCGCCTGCTGCGCCGCATCGTCCGCTCCGCGCGCCTGCTCGGCGTGCACGAGCCGGTGCTGCCCGCCTTCGCGGCGGTCGTCCGCGACACCATGGGCCCGACGTACCCCGAACTGGTCGCCGGTTTCGACCGCATCGAGGACGTCGTCCGCGTCGAGGAGGAGGCCTTCCTCTCCACGCTCACCAGCGGTTCGCGCATCTTCGACCTCGCGGCCGAGGAGACCAAGCGCGAGGGTGGCTCGCTGCTGGCAGGCGACAAGGCGTTCCAGCTGCACGACACCTACGGCTTCCCGATCGACCTGACTCTCGAGATGGCGTCCGAGCAGGGCCTGACCGTCGACGAAGAGGGCTTCCGCACGCTCATGAACGAGCAGCGGCAGCGCGCGAAGGCCGACGCGGCGTCGCGCAAGACCGGTCACGGCGACCTGTCCGAGTACCGCAAGGTGCTCGAGCAGAGCGGCGAGACCGAGTTCCTCGGCTACAGCGACCTGCAGGCCGAAGCGAAGGTCGTCGCGCTGCTGGAAGACGGCGTCCCGGTGCGCAGCGTCGGCGCGGGCAAGAAGGCGGAGCTGGTCCTGGACCGCACGCCGTTCTACGCCGAAAGCGGTGGCCAGGTCGCCGACACCGGCGTGCTGCTCGGCGACGGCGTCGAGCTCAAGGTCCACGACGTGCAGAAGATCGTGCCCGGCCTGTTCGTGCACCGCGTCGAGGTCGTCGACGGCGAGGTCGGCGTCGGCAGCGCGCTGACCGGTTCGGTCGACCAGCACCGCCGCCTGTCGATCGAGCGGTCGCACTCCGCGACGCACCTGGTCCACGCCGCCGTGCGCGGCGCGTACGGCAAGCGCGCGGCGCAGGCCGGTTCGCTGAACTCGCCGGGCCGCATGCGCTTCGACTTCACCACCTCCGGCGGGGTCTCGTCCGACGTGTTGACCGAGGTCGAGGAGGAGGTCAACGACTACCTCCAGACCAACGTCGAGGTGAACACCTTCGTCACCACGAAGGACAAGGCCCTCGAACTGGGCGCGGTCGCGCTGTTCGGCGAGAAGTACGGCAACGACGTCCGCGTCGTCGACATGGGCGAGTACTCCCGCGAGCTGTGCGGTGGCACCCACGTCGACCGCATCGGCCAGCTCGGCCTGGTGAAGCTGGTGGGCGACTCGTCCATCGGTTCCGGCGTGCACCGCGTCGAGGCGCTGGTCGGCACGGACGCGCTCAAGTACGTCCGCAAGGAGCAGCTGCTCGTCTCGCAGCTCGCGAGCACCTTCAAGGTGCCGTCGGAGCAGCTGCCGTCGCGGATCGACGACGTGCTCACCCGGCTCAAGAACGCCGAGAAGGAGATCGAGCAGCTGCGCACCCAGCAGGTGCTCGGCTCGGCGGGCTCGCTCGCGGACAAGGCCGAGGACATCGGCGGGATCGCGGTCGTCGCGGAGAAGCTCGGCGAGGGCGTCGACTCGAACGGCCTGCGCGCGCTGGCTTCGGACATCCGCGGCAGGCTCGGCACCCGTCCCGGCATCGTCGCGCTGTTCGCCCCGCAGGGCGAGAAGGTCGCCTTCGTCGTCGCCACCACCAAGGCGGCGCAGGAGAAGGGCATCGCGGCGGGCAAGCTCGTCCCGTCCTTCGCCGAGGCGATCGGCGGCCGTGGCGGCGGCAAGCCGGACATGGCCCAGGGCGGTGGCACCAACCCCGCGGGGGCGGAGCAGGCCATCGCCTCACTGCGCGCGGCGGTCGCCGAAGTTGGCTGA
- a CDS encoding chitinase C-terminal domain-containing protein, protein MPRRTRKLLPLLASLIALAGLMIVVISPTTSSAAGHEDCRPDGLYRTPGVDTPYCTVYDTNGRENLGEGHSRRVIGYFTSWRTGKNGAPAYLASNIPWTKVTHLNYAFAHVDAQNKVSVGDPGPNNESIGMEWPGVPGAEMDPSLPYKGHFNLLNKYKKQYPNVKTLVSIGGWAETGGFLNPDGTRNASGGFYKMTQSQASIDTFADSVVKFLRDYGFNGADIDYEYATSANYAGNPDDYWIAQSNRGTLWAGYENLMRTLRQKIDQAGAADGKHYLLTAAVPASGWLLRGQEVYGVTQYLDYANMMSYDLHGAWNQFAGPNAALYDNGKDAELAHWQVYTTPQYDGQGYLNTDWAYHYFRGAMQAGRINIGVGFYTRGWQGVSGGTNGLWGNAPLPDQKQCPPGTGSQVGSTVPCGNGAVGIDNLWHDMSLTGAEVPAGANPMWHAKNLENEIIPDYLEKYGLDPKKNPKDRLSGTYDRYYDNSMVTPWLWNNDKKVFLSTEDEESLATKAKYVADKGIGGVMIWELAGDYAFDNAKGQYFMGDTLITKINDGLRGAAPYGNSKSGRPAPSSVLNANIKLTGFALGDANYPITPQMRITNNSTTTIPGGTKIEFDYGTSAPGSMSDQSGFGLAVTSKGHSGPNVGGMKGDFQHVAVTVPSWQNIAPGATVEVRLNYYMPIASPSNFTFTFGGTTYAIASDNPRGGGAPPTTTTTPTTGTTTTTPTTTTSPTTTTTRPTTTTPTTTTSVPSDAWKPNVDYATGARVTYNGAAYVCRQGHRSLPGWEPPNVPALWTAA, encoded by the coding sequence GTGCCAAGGAGAACCAGAAAACTACTCCCCCTGCTGGCGTCGCTCATCGCGCTGGCCGGACTCATGATCGTCGTCATCAGCCCCACCACTTCGAGCGCGGCGGGCCACGAGGACTGCCGTCCCGACGGGCTGTACCGGACACCCGGCGTCGACACCCCCTATTGCACCGTCTACGACACGAACGGCCGGGAAAACCTGGGGGAAGGACATTCCCGCCGGGTGATCGGCTACTTCACCAGCTGGCGCACCGGTAAGAACGGGGCACCGGCGTATCTCGCGAGCAACATCCCGTGGACAAAGGTCACCCACCTCAACTACGCGTTCGCCCATGTCGACGCGCAGAACAAGGTGTCGGTCGGCGACCCCGGTCCGAACAACGAGTCCATCGGCATGGAATGGCCGGGCGTTCCCGGCGCCGAGATGGATCCGTCGTTGCCCTACAAGGGACATTTCAATCTGCTGAACAAGTACAAGAAGCAGTACCCGAACGTGAAGACGCTGGTTTCGATCGGCGGCTGGGCCGAGACCGGTGGCTTCCTGAACCCGGACGGCACGCGCAACGCGTCGGGCGGGTTCTACAAGATGACGCAAAGCCAAGCGAGCATCGACACCTTCGCGGATTCCGTCGTGAAGTTCCTTCGCGACTACGGTTTCAACGGCGCGGACATCGACTACGAGTACGCGACGTCGGCGAACTACGCCGGAAACCCGGACGACTACTGGATCGCGCAGAGCAATCGCGGCACGCTGTGGGCGGGCTACGAGAACCTGATGCGCACGCTGCGCCAGAAGATCGACCAGGCTGGCGCCGCCGACGGCAAGCACTACCTGCTGACCGCGGCCGTCCCCGCGTCCGGCTGGCTGCTGCGCGGCCAGGAGGTCTACGGCGTCACGCAGTATCTCGACTACGCCAACATGATGAGCTACGACCTGCACGGCGCGTGGAACCAGTTCGCCGGGCCGAACGCGGCGCTCTACGACAACGGCAAGGACGCGGAACTCGCGCACTGGCAGGTGTACACGACACCGCAGTACGACGGGCAGGGCTATCTCAACACCGACTGGGCGTATCACTACTTCCGCGGTGCCATGCAGGCCGGCCGGATCAACATCGGTGTCGGGTTCTACACCCGAGGCTGGCAAGGTGTGTCCGGCGGGACGAACGGGCTGTGGGGCAATGCTCCACTGCCGGACCAGAAACAGTGTCCACCCGGTACCGGATCCCAGGTCGGTTCGACAGTGCCGTGCGGTAACGGCGCGGTCGGCATCGACAACCTCTGGCACGACATGAGCCTGACGGGCGCCGAGGTACCGGCGGGCGCGAACCCCATGTGGCACGCGAAGAACCTCGAAAACGAGATCATCCCGGACTACCTGGAGAAGTACGGGCTGGACCCGAAGAAGAACCCGAAGGACCGGCTCTCCGGCACCTACGACCGGTACTACGACAACTCGATGGTGACACCGTGGCTGTGGAACAACGACAAGAAGGTGTTCCTGTCCACTGAGGACGAAGAGTCTCTCGCCACGAAGGCCAAGTACGTGGCCGACAAGGGCATCGGCGGCGTCATGATCTGGGAGCTGGCGGGCGACTACGCCTTCGACAACGCCAAGGGCCAGTACTTCATGGGCGACACGCTGATCACGAAGATCAACGACGGCCTGCGCGGCGCCGCCCCGTACGGCAACTCGAAGTCGGGGCGTCCGGCGCCGTCTTCGGTGCTGAACGCGAACATCAAACTGACCGGATTCGCGCTGGGCGACGCGAACTACCCGATCACCCCGCAGATGCGCATCACCAACAATTCGACCACCACCATCCCCGGTGGCACGAAGATCGAGTTCGACTACGGCACGAGCGCGCCCGGCAGCATGTCCGACCAGTCCGGCTTCGGCCTGGCGGTCACCAGCAAGGGCCACAGCGGGCCCAACGTCGGCGGGATGAAGGGAGACTTCCAGCACGTCGCGGTGACCGTACCGAGCTGGCAGAACATCGCACCCGGTGCCACGGTCGAGGTCCGGCTGAACTACTACATGCCGATCGCGTCGCCGTCGAACTTCACGTTCACCTTCGGCGGGACGACCTACGCGATCGCGTCGGACAACCCGCGTGGCGGCGGTGCCCCGCCGACGACCACGACCACACCGACGACGGGTACCACGACCACGACACCCACCACCACGACCAGTCCGACGACCACCACGACCAGGCCGACCACCACCACGCCGACGACGACCACTTCGGTGCCGTCCGACGCCTGGAAGCCGAACGTCGATTACGCCACCGGTGCTCGGGTGACGTACAACGGCGCGGCGTACGTCTGCCGTCAGGGCCACCGGTCCCTGCCCGGCTGGGAGCCGCCGAACGTGCCTGCCCTCTGGACAGCAGCCTGA
- a CDS encoding s-methyl-5-thioribose-1-phosphate isomerase: MTLPILAESVRLDDEGVHILDRRVFPFAREWVLCRTSEEVAVAIEDMVTQSSGPYFAALGAMVLAAREASGLADPRAYLRRAGERIIATRTTNNHLRKAVAAVLSEVDKSSGDLVEAATTGARAGDELYRSRSRALGEHTAELVPDKATVLTHCWADLYLVDLVLAARRHGKEFSFLCTETRPYLQGARLTAETLAEMGADTRLITDGMGAAVLASGEVGALVTAADRVAMDGHVVNKIGTLGLAVAAEAFGVPFYAMVQAPDQATPTGADVPIEYRDGDEVLSALGHRVASERVRGHYPAFDVTPPRFVTAVVTDRGAFTPKRLHEYYAEGEANQ; this comes from the coding sequence ATGACGCTGCCGATTCTCGCCGAAAGCGTCCGCCTCGACGACGAAGGCGTGCACATCCTCGACCGCCGGGTCTTCCCGTTCGCGCGGGAGTGGGTGCTCTGCCGGACCTCGGAGGAGGTCGCGGTGGCCATCGAGGACATGGTCACCCAGTCGTCCGGACCGTATTTCGCCGCGCTGGGCGCGATGGTGCTCGCCGCCCGTGAGGCGTCCGGGCTCGCCGATCCTCGCGCGTACCTGCGACGGGCGGGGGAGCGGATCATCGCGACCCGCACGACGAACAACCATCTGCGCAAGGCCGTCGCCGCCGTACTGTCCGAAGTGGACAAATCGTCGGGTGATCTCGTCGAGGCCGCTACGACGGGGGCGCGGGCAGGTGACGAGCTGTACCGGTCGCGCAGCCGCGCGCTGGGTGAGCACACGGCGGAACTGGTGCCGGACAAGGCGACGGTGCTGACCCACTGCTGGGCGGATCTCTACCTGGTCGACCTGGTGCTGGCCGCGCGTCGCCACGGCAAGGAGTTCTCCTTCCTCTGCACCGAAACCCGGCCGTACCTGCAGGGCGCGCGGCTGACCGCCGAGACCCTCGCCGAGATGGGTGCCGACACCCGGCTGATCACCGACGGGATGGGCGCCGCGGTGCTGGCGTCCGGCGAGGTCGGCGCGCTGGTGACGGCGGCCGACCGCGTCGCCATGGACGGGCACGTCGTCAACAAGATCGGCACCCTGGGGCTCGCGGTGGCGGCGGAGGCGTTCGGCGTGCCGTTCTACGCGATGGTCCAGGCACCCGACCAGGCGACACCGACCGGCGCCGACGTGCCGATCGAATACCGCGACGGCGACGAGGTGCTGAGCGCGCTCGGCCACCGCGTCGCCAGCGAACGCGTCCGCGGGCACTATCCGGCCTTCGACGTGACACCACCACGTTTCGTGACCGCGGTGGTGACCGACCGCGGGGCCTTCACACCGAAGCGGCTCCACGAGTACTACGCAGAAGGGGAAGCGAACCAGTGA
- a CDS encoding DUF948 domain-containing protein, producing MSAGQIAALIAAGAFVVLVVLLAIVLFKLGRTLDEATIAIRKAHENTDPLLIGANETITHVNTQLERVDGITANAQAVSGNVSALSSVFTATLGGPLVKTAALSYGISKAIKARRKKAEAKAARPAKKRGRK from the coding sequence GTGTCGGCAGGGCAGATCGCCGCGCTGATCGCCGCAGGAGCATTCGTCGTACTCGTCGTGCTGCTGGCGATCGTGCTGTTCAAGCTCGGCCGGACCCTGGACGAGGCCACGATCGCCATCCGCAAGGCGCATGAGAACACCGACCCGCTGCTGATCGGCGCGAACGAGACGATCACGCACGTCAACACGCAGCTGGAGCGGGTCGACGGCATCACCGCCAACGCGCAGGCGGTCTCGGGCAACGTGTCCGCGCTGTCGTCGGTGTTCACCGCGACCCTCGGCGGACCGCTCGTCAAGACGGCCGCGCTGTCGTACGGGATCAGCAAGGCCATCAAGGCCCGCCGCAAGAAGGCGGAAGCGAAGGCCGCTCGCCCGGCGAAGAAGCGGGGCCGCAAATGA
- a CDS encoding 1,2-dihydroxy-3-keto-5-methylthiopentene dioxygenase codes for MTLLTVWPDDRPDEIALRTEDPAVITGELGRLGVRFDRWDLVDDLPREVTPEQVLAAYEEQIGKVSAAEGYTFVDAVRMTPSDDPGWAAEAAEARQKFLAEHTHDDDEDRFFARGAGVFYLHLGGKVYAVLCEAGDLLSVPANTTHWFDMGTRPDYVSVRFFHDDGGWVGNFTGATLAGDFPGFDELTAGRY; via the coding sequence ATGACCTTGCTGACCGTGTGGCCGGACGACCGGCCCGACGAGATCGCGCTCAGGACCGAGGATCCGGCCGTCATCACCGGGGAGCTGGGGCGGCTCGGCGTCCGGTTCGACCGGTGGGACCTCGTCGACGATCTGCCGCGTGAAGTGACGCCCGAGCAGGTGCTGGCCGCCTACGAGGAGCAGATCGGAAAGGTCTCGGCGGCCGAGGGCTACACCTTCGTGGACGCCGTCCGCATGACGCCGTCCGACGACCCCGGCTGGGCTGCCGAAGCCGCCGAAGCGCGGCAGAAATTCCTCGCCGAGCACACCCACGACGATGACGAAGACCGCTTCTTCGCCCGCGGGGCCGGCGTGTTCTATCTGCACCTCGGCGGCAAGGTGTACGCGGTGCTGTGCGAAGCGGGGGACCTGCTGAGCGTGCCCGCGAACACCACGCACTGGTTCGACATGGGGACGCGGCCGGATTACGTGTCCGTCCGGTTCTTCCACGACGACGGCGGCTGGGTCGGGAACTTCACCGGTGCCACGCTGGCGGGGGACTTTCCTGGGTTCGACGAGCTGACCGCAGGGCGTTACTGA
- a CDS encoding phosphocholine-specific phospholipase C: MPELSRRTLLGATGAAAATTLLPPSVHAAMAEPMRRGGLDAIEHVIVLMQENRSFDHYYGNLRGVRGFADTHPLELPSGRSVFEQPNPAGGTVLPFSVRKAAELAGRNADDIQYLGDLDHSWNGSGKAWARGWNNGWIGAKTPATMTYYERRDIALQYELADTFTICDAYHCSIFGSTNPNRNFLWTGTTGFEPGSTTNRAVSNAAYSYDHAGYDWTTYPERLETAGVPWQIYQEWDNFTDNAVEYFVPFKKVGTKILASVEQKFRTTEEFYDELLKKTPEERTKLLAQFDAGVAKLTPAERNLFKKAMYRSEPETLVTRLKADIQARRLPAVSWLVPSAKDSEHPGASTPVGSANLIYRVLDALASDRETWSKTVLLINFDENDGYFDHVPPPMPPGNAANDADHFNGQPLGFGPRVPMTVVSPWSIGGNVDSTVYDHTSVLRFLERWTGIAEPNISKWRRTVAGDLTGAFDFSRGGRQPRVNRPGPVPAPISRWRPSAPAEQSLPVAEPGNRPSRPLPYQVSVSGAVDKSGNLALSLANSGSSSAHFALYPYKGEFPEPAHRDVRGEAPEVVRLPGDDYRVVVQGPNRSWWELRGNRRGAAAGVDVRTRFLTWRSGVEFKLSNSGTSALTLRLSSSRFTRVVRVGAGRSVTVDWPVSGGWYDVKVTADGDPSFLRTLTARVENGRSGVSC; this comes from the coding sequence ATGCCTGAACTGTCACGCCGTACGTTGCTGGGCGCCACCGGCGCCGCGGCCGCCACCACCCTTCTCCCGCCGTCCGTGCACGCCGCCATGGCCGAACCCATGCGCCGCGGCGGACTCGACGCCATCGAGCACGTGATCGTGCTGATGCAGGAGAACCGGTCGTTCGACCACTACTACGGCAACCTGCGCGGCGTCCGGGGCTTCGCCGACACCCATCCGCTCGAACTGCCGTCCGGGCGATCGGTGTTCGAGCAGCCGAATCCCGCCGGCGGCACGGTGCTGCCGTTCTCGGTGCGGAAGGCGGCCGAGCTCGCGGGCCGGAACGCCGACGACATCCAGTACCTCGGCGACCTCGACCACAGCTGGAACGGCAGCGGCAAGGCGTGGGCGCGCGGCTGGAACAACGGCTGGATCGGGGCGAAGACCCCGGCGACCATGACATACTACGAGCGCCGCGACATCGCGCTGCAGTACGAACTCGCGGACACCTTCACCATCTGCGACGCCTACCACTGCTCGATCTTCGGCTCGACCAACCCGAACCGGAACTTCCTCTGGACCGGGACCACCGGTTTCGAACCGGGCAGCACGACGAACCGCGCGGTCTCGAACGCGGCGTACTCCTACGACCACGCGGGCTACGACTGGACGACGTACCCGGAGCGGCTCGAAACGGCCGGGGTGCCGTGGCAGATCTATCAGGAGTGGGACAACTTCACCGACAACGCGGTCGAGTACTTCGTGCCCTTCAAGAAGGTCGGCACGAAGATCCTCGCTTCGGTCGAGCAGAAGTTCCGCACCACCGAGGAGTTCTACGACGAGCTGCTCAAGAAGACCCCCGAGGAGCGCACGAAGCTGCTCGCGCAGTTCGACGCCGGGGTCGCGAAGCTGACGCCCGCCGAGCGGAACCTGTTCAAGAAGGCCATGTACCGCAGCGAGCCGGAGACGCTGGTGACCCGGCTGAAGGCGGACATCCAGGCGCGGCGGCTGCCCGCGGTGAGCTGGCTGGTGCCGTCCGCGAAGGACTCCGAGCACCCCGGCGCGTCCACTCCGGTCGGCAGCGCGAACCTGATCTACCGCGTGCTCGACGCCCTCGCGTCCGACCGCGAGACCTGGTCGAAAACGGTGCTGCTGATCAACTTCGACGAGAACGACGGCTACTTCGACCACGTCCCGCCGCCGATGCCGCCGGGGAACGCGGCGAACGACGCGGACCACTTCAACGGCCAGCCGCTCGGGTTCGGCCCGCGGGTGCCGATGACGGTCGTCTCGCCGTGGTCGATCGGCGGCAACGTCGATTCCACCGTGTACGACCACACCTCGGTGCTGCGGTTCCTGGAGCGCTGGACCGGGATCGCCGAGCCGAACATCAGCAAGTGGCGGCGGACCGTCGCGGGCGACCTCACCGGTGCCTTCGACTTCTCGCGCGGCGGCCGCCAGCCCCGTGTGAACCGGCCCGGTCCGGTGCCCGCGCCGATCAGCCGCTGGCGGCCGTCCGCCCCGGCGGAGCAGAGCCTGCCGGTGGCCGAACCCGGCAACCGCCCGTCGCGGCCGCTGCCGTACCAGGTCTCGGTGTCCGGCGCGGTGGACAAATCCGGGAACCTGGCGCTCTCGCTGGCCAACAGCGGCTCGTCGTCGGCGCATTTCGCGCTGTACCCGTACAAGGGCGAGTTCCCCGAGCCCGCGCACCGCGACGTCCGCGGTGAGGCGCCGGAGGTCGTGCGGCTGCCTGGTGACGACTACCGCGTCGTCGTCCAGGGGCCGAACCGGTCGTGGTGGGAACTGCGCGGGAACCGTCGCGGGGCGGCCGCGGGCGTCGACGTCCGGACGCGGTTCCTGACGTGGCGTTCGGGCGTCGAGTTCAAGCTGTCCAACTCGGGCACTTCCGCGCTGACGCTGCGGCTATCGTCCTCGCGGTTCACGCGGGTGGTGCGGGTCGGGGCCGGACGTTCGGTCACGGTGGACTGGCCGGTCTCGGGCGGCTGGTACGACGTGAAGGTGACCGCGGACGGGGATCCGTCGTTCCTGCGGACGCTGACCGCGCGGGTCGAGAACGGACGGTCCGGCGTCTCCTGCTGA